Proteins from one Mucilaginibacter jinjuensis genomic window:
- a CDS encoding RagB/SusD family nutrient uptake outer membrane protein: MKKILHSCFIICGLMLSLTGCSKFTEITPKGSNILNRVSDLDLILNYNFSYNSNATPTSLAGTTSAGEGFNPMDAEELVDDLYPVALNVTTLLSGGTKDLNYALITYDETIDRKNLATSDAKYEKLYFIINNVANVVIKNADVASGDRTKANQLKAEAYIIRAYMHYLLVNFYSKAYNPATAATDGGIPYVKEDNVISDPNKKSTVADVYNNIVGDIDAAFALNSLPATPVNNMRVGQGFAYAVRAQVLLSMRNYTGALAAANASLAINSTVIDNNTFAPVGTATFARPILTSPDNLFYASYKGTPTLNTISPDVLANYFEKGNIINDYVKPYYPSVSGSFGISGVTGAPLWYTAPYANNSAGLTTLDTYFIKAECLARTQNVSGAIDIINMIRKKRIIASAYTPFTAATEAQAIGYLKKTTHSEFLFTFKNYLNMKRWNTEDAYKETVTRTVNGKTYQLKPESSLWIFPFPQSGTAYNPNLTQNY; this comes from the coding sequence ATGAAGAAGATATTACATAGCTGTTTTATAATCTGTGGCTTAATGTTATCCTTAACAGGGTGTTCAAAGTTCACCGAAATTACGCCGAAGGGCAGCAATATACTGAACAGGGTATCTGACCTTGATTTGATATTAAATTATAATTTCAGTTATAACTCCAATGCTACGCCCACCAGTTTGGCGGGTACTACCAGCGCTGGTGAAGGTTTTAACCCGATGGATGCTGAAGAACTTGTTGACGATTTGTATCCGGTAGCACTTAACGTTACCACTTTATTAAGTGGGGGTACTAAAGATCTCAACTATGCTTTGATTACCTACGATGAAACTATTGACAGGAAAAATCTGGCGACCTCCGATGCCAAGTACGAAAAACTGTATTTCATAATCAATAATGTTGCCAATGTGGTCATTAAGAACGCCGATGTGGCGAGTGGTGACCGGACAAAAGCAAATCAATTGAAAGCAGAAGCGTACATCATCAGGGCATATATGCATTATCTGCTCGTTAATTTTTACTCCAAAGCCTATAATCCAGCGACAGCAGCAACTGATGGCGGTATTCCCTATGTAAAAGAGGACAATGTGATTAGTGATCCCAATAAAAAAAGCACAGTGGCTGACGTATATAATAATATCGTAGGCGATATTGACGCAGCCTTTGCTTTAAACAGCCTTCCTGCTACTCCTGTAAACAACATGCGTGTAGGACAAGGTTTTGCCTATGCGGTGAGAGCCCAGGTATTACTTTCAATGCGCAATTATACCGGCGCATTGGCAGCTGCAAATGCCAGTTTAGCGATCAATAGCACCGTTATTGATAATAATACGTTCGCGCCAGTTGGCACAGCGACCTTCGCCCGGCCAATCCTAACATCACCTGATAATTTGTTTTATGCATCTTATAAAGGCACCCCAACGCTTAATACCATCAGTCCGGACGTGCTGGCAAATTACTTTGAGAAAGGAAATATCATCAATGATTATGTCAAACCATATTATCCCTCGGTTTCCGGGTCCTTCGGTATTTCCGGTGTGACCGGTGCCCCGTTATGGTATACGGCGCCTTATGCTAATAACAGCGCAGGTCTTACCACGCTTGATACTTATTTTATCAAGGCGGAGTGCCTGGCGCGGACACAAAATGTCAGTGGAGCTATAGATATTATTAATATGATCCGGAAAAAGCGCATCATTGCCAGTGCCTATACGCCGTTTACAGCTGCTACAGAGGCGCAGGCTATAGGATATCTGAAAAAAACCACCCACTCCGAATTTCTTTTCACATTCAAGAATTATTTGAACATGAAAAGGTGGAATACGGAAGATGCTTATAAGGAAACGGTTACGAGGACAGTGAATGGTAAGACCTATCAGCTTAAGCCTGAATCATCGTTGTGGATATTTCCGTTTCCGCAAAGTGGTACCGCATATAATCCAAATCTAACCCAAAACTATTAA
- a CDS encoding RNA polymerase sigma factor → MTDFELVSLLREDDHGAYREIYYRYTGLLYAHAFSKLQDRDEAMDVVQEVFSTLWLKRSVIQFQLNISGYLYITLRNRILNIIARKKIQSEYLTSLQSYLNKASADTDFLTRTNQLRSIIEDEIIKMPVRMREVFELSRKNHLSHREIAEKLGISEKTVKDHVNNALKILRLKLGFFNYVIFLIFLKNFF, encoded by the coding sequence ATGACCGATTTTGAACTGGTCAGCCTCCTGAGAGAGGATGATCACGGTGCTTATCGGGAAATTTATTATCGTTACACAGGGCTTCTTTATGCTCATGCTTTCTCGAAGCTGCAAGACCGTGACGAAGCGATGGATGTTGTTCAAGAGGTTTTTAGTACATTATGGTTAAAGAGATCGGTAATTCAATTCCAATTAAATATTTCCGGTTATCTGTATATCACATTGCGAAATAGAATTCTTAATATTATAGCGCGTAAGAAGATTCAAAGTGAATATTTGACATCATTACAAAGCTATTTGAATAAAGCAAGTGCCGACACTGACTTTTTAACCAGAACCAATCAGCTTAGGTCTATTATAGAAGATGAAATTATAAAAATGCCGGTTCGGATGCGTGAGGTTTTTGAATTATCGCGAAAAAACCATTTATCTCACAGGGAAATTGCTGAAAAACTTGGAATTTCTGAGAAAACTGTAAAGGATCACGTCAATAATGCGCTGAAAATTCTGCGCCTAAAGCTAGGTTTCTTCAATTACGTCATTTTCTTAATCTTTTTAAAAAATTTTTTTTAA
- a CDS encoding glycoside hydrolase family 30 protein, which translates to MKINFICSLLILIGQWLYGQTVHVKWTETTQSKKFVTTAVIENFDYGSQADVEIKTETPLQTIAGFGGCFNELGWSSLKTLKPTDRASVMHELFSSEGANFTICRMPIGANDFSLQWYSYDETDHDFALNHFSINNDLITLIPFIHAAQQYQPELKLWASPWSPPQWMKYNKHYAEAMFENKSKYQNGIRPDQIGRPGMDMFIQEDRYFKTYACYFARFIKEYRKQRINIGMVMPQNEFYSNQVFPSCTWTVTGLTKFISYLGPEMDKLGVKIFFGTDNGSNPNILDTVKASQSGAFVNGAGFQWDGKKAVQQVHEKYPDLTLYQTEQECGDGRNTWEYCNYAWDLMKHYLNNGVCAYDYWNISLFRDGVSHWGWRQNSLVSIDSAKKSYSYNYEYYLLKHVSHFVKPGATLLKIQGSYDDLLAFRNPDGNIIIVIRNSGREPRTVRLKISGRIINQTLAADSFNTLVYSIN; encoded by the coding sequence ATGAAAATAAATTTTATTTGCAGCCTCTTGATTTTAATTGGACAGTGGCTTTATGGACAAACGGTACATGTGAAATGGACTGAAACAACGCAAAGCAAAAAATTCGTGACCACAGCTGTTATCGAGAATTTTGATTATGGCAGTCAAGCAGATGTGGAAATAAAGACAGAAACTCCCTTACAGACGATAGCTGGGTTTGGAGGCTGTTTCAACGAATTAGGCTGGAGCTCATTAAAGACTCTCAAACCTACTGACCGTGCAAGTGTAATGCACGAACTTTTTTCTTCAGAAGGAGCCAATTTTACTATTTGCAGAATGCCAATTGGTGCAAATGACTTTTCTTTGCAATGGTACTCTTATGATGAGACCGACCATGATTTCGCTCTTAACCATTTCAGTATTAATAACGATTTAATTACGCTGATACCTTTTATTCATGCAGCTCAGCAATACCAGCCGGAGTTAAAGTTATGGGCTTCGCCGTGGAGCCCTCCGCAGTGGATGAAATACAATAAACATTATGCAGAAGCTATGTTTGAAAATAAGTCTAAATATCAAAACGGCATCAGACCTGATCAGATTGGGCGTCCAGGTATGGATATGTTTATACAGGAGGATCGCTATTTCAAGACTTATGCCTGTTATTTTGCACGTTTCATAAAAGAATATCGTAAACAACGTATCAATATTGGCATGGTAATGCCGCAAAATGAATTTTACTCCAATCAGGTTTTTCCAAGCTGCACGTGGACCGTCACAGGTCTGACAAAATTCATCTCATATCTCGGCCCTGAAATGGATAAGCTTGGTGTAAAAATATTCTTCGGTACGGATAACGGATCGAATCCCAATATACTTGATACAGTAAAAGCAAGTCAATCAGGTGCATTTGTTAACGGCGCGGGATTTCAATGGGACGGTAAAAAGGCAGTTCAACAGGTTCATGAGAAATATCCTGATCTGACGTTATATCAGACAGAACAGGAGTGTGGAGACGGTCGTAATACCTGGGAATATTGCAATTACGCCTGGGATTTGATGAAGCATTATCTAAATAACGGTGTGTGTGCCTATGATTACTGGAATATCTCCCTATTTAGAGACGGCGTAAGTCATTGGGGATGGCGACAGAACTCCCTTGTTTCGATTGACAGCGCCAAAAAGTCCTACTCTTACAATTACGAATATTACCTTTTAAAGCATGTAAGTCACTTCGTAAAACCAGGAGCCACCTTACTAAAGATCCAGGGATCTTATGACGATTTGTTAGCGTTTAGAAACCCAGATGGCAACATCATTATTGTGATTAGAAATTCCGGCCGGGAACCTCGGACTGTTCGTTTGAAAATAAGTGGTAGAATAATTAATCAAACACTTGCCGCTGATTCATTTAACACCCTGGTGTATTCCATAAATTGA
- a CDS encoding SusC/RagA family TonB-linked outer membrane protein, with protein sequence MYKFYYTNGDGITCRPLKAQQQTIHTWNLSPKKWLMRINLTCLIILTTFLQISFAASAQKISLTKKNAALADVFKDIRKQCGFDFLINDEQIKQSKAITIDVKNMELLDVLNRCFKGQPFGYSISEKLIIVVPKKSEISQVEPAVNLSSVADIEVHGKVTDPAGNPLTGVTVVVKGTQRSVATNQSGEFNLKVSSSSDVLIFSFIGMQTTEVAIGSQRELLVKLQVSSTTLSEVKINTGYQTFKKEQMTGSAVTVGSAELEQRYQPNIINNLEGRVPGLVNYNGNTTIRGVSTINASRTPLYVVDGLPIDGSVANVNPYDVESVTVLKDAAAAAIYGARAANGVIVITTKKAKNHRTTVEVNSNVTVTEKPNISFNLLTPSQQVDLESSYYNYYYKNVSGASTLTATNITNGNPITPVQYAYYQLAQGQITQAQLDAQLAAFKQNDFRKQYKDNALLKTILQQYDLAVRTDGNKYNSSLVIDYKNSNSGIINAYDRQLNIFYKGTYNMAKWLDVNYGVNTVLGQTKSSNSAFATSATNVSPYLQLLDKNGNRVYYTTNDYNMYNTTAASQPQYSMLINHLDELGLDASKVDQINGRYFVNMNARIIPGLIFTPQFQYENTTANTSAYSEQQSYIMRYLDNIYYKVPQATSPVTYANLLPLNGGKLATVNSTSNSWTARGQLDYKKQLGKSNIDVIAGTEYRQINTKGTNGLLLGYDDQLQNQSTTAVNFPALFAYSTTTTFKPGFNTTNLYNTYFNNQIGLIPETTHRYNSGYANATYVYDNRYAAFGSYRVDYADVFGLDKKFRGKPLWSSGLAWNISNESFMHDVSWVNFLKLRVSYGITGNIATGVNSFLTANSTLPANQLTNAPVSVVTSAANPELRWEKTTTPNVGVDFAFFNNRLNGSLDYYRKKSTDLLFTTRIDPSEGFTSQIINNGGLVNNGIELTLNYSWLKPATKNGLSWTSMVSLSHNKNKITYVDAVAVLPTQLVGGGYKVGYPVNSLFSYQYKGLNNVGQPQWLKADGSLTSVALTGSDLSAVAYSGGTDPVNVIGLTNTVYYKGFSLNVLAVYYGGNYMRTAAPDVYGSGAAYGSMPSYLSSSWTPANTNTKIPGFGQYAPGTYAGTTTVPSSYLINSDTYVKPADFIKIRSVVLGYQLPEQWIGKLGAKNVRLTFQLNNPKALWVKNDVGVDPETINPLTGVGGARVPTSYVLGLNFNL encoded by the coding sequence ATGTATAAATTTTACTATACAAATGGGGATGGTATAACCTGCCGTCCGCTGAAAGCCCAGCAACAAACTATTCATACTTGGAATTTATCTCCTAAAAAATGGCTCATGAGGATAAACCTTACTTGTCTAATTATATTGACCACTTTTTTGCAGATCAGCTTTGCGGCATCTGCACAAAAAATTTCGTTAACCAAAAAGAATGCCGCGCTGGCTGATGTATTCAAAGATATCAGGAAACAATGTGGCTTCGATTTTCTGATTAACGATGAGCAAATAAAACAAAGCAAAGCGATTACAATAGATGTAAAGAATATGGAGCTTTTGGATGTGTTGAACCGCTGTTTTAAAGGTCAACCATTTGGCTATTCAATATCCGAAAAACTGATTATTGTCGTACCCAAAAAGTCAGAAATCAGTCAGGTCGAACCTGCAGTAAATCTTTCCTCCGTTGCTGACATTGAAGTGCATGGAAAAGTCACTGACCCGGCTGGAAATCCATTGACAGGGGTAACCGTTGTCGTTAAGGGGACACAACGCAGTGTTGCAACAAACCAAAGCGGCGAATTCAATCTTAAAGTAAGCTCGTCATCCGATGTCCTTATATTTTCTTTTATTGGAATGCAGACAACCGAGGTTGCCATAGGAAGCCAGCGCGAACTGTTAGTTAAACTACAGGTCAGCAGCACTACCCTAAGCGAGGTTAAAATCAATACAGGCTACCAAACCTTTAAAAAGGAACAGATGACCGGATCTGCGGTTACTGTGGGTAGCGCTGAACTAGAGCAACGTTATCAGCCTAATATCATCAATAACCTGGAAGGCCGGGTGCCCGGATTGGTAAATTATAACGGCAATACAACGATACGCGGGGTAAGTACGATCAACGCCAGCAGGACGCCACTGTATGTTGTCGATGGTCTTCCAATTGACGGATCGGTCGCCAACGTTAATCCTTATGATGTGGAAAGCGTAACGGTGCTGAAAGACGCGGCGGCAGCGGCTATCTATGGTGCAAGAGCTGCTAATGGCGTTATCGTTATTACCACTAAAAAGGCGAAAAATCATCGTACTACCGTTGAGGTGAACAGTAATGTTACCGTTACAGAAAAGCCTAATATCAGTTTTAATTTGCTAACACCTTCACAGCAGGTAGATCTCGAAAGCAGCTATTATAATTACTATTACAAAAACGTATCTGGCGCGAGCACATTAACAGCCACTAATATTACTAACGGCAATCCGATAACTCCCGTACAATATGCTTATTATCAACTTGCTCAGGGACAAATAACGCAGGCGCAGTTAGACGCCCAACTTGCAGCCTTTAAACAGAATGATTTCCGCAAACAGTATAAGGACAACGCACTGTTAAAGACAATCTTGCAGCAATATGACCTGGCGGTGAGAACAGACGGTAATAAATATAATTCCAGCCTTGTAATTGATTACAAAAACAGCAACTCCGGAATCATTAATGCTTACGACCGTCAGTTGAATATTTTTTACAAAGGCACATATAATATGGCCAAATGGCTTGATGTAAATTATGGTGTAAATACAGTATTGGGTCAGACGAAATCCAGCAACAGCGCCTTTGCGACCAGCGCCACCAATGTGTCTCCATACCTTCAATTGCTCGATAAAAACGGGAACCGTGTTTATTATACGACCAATGACTACAACATGTACAATACGACCGCAGCAAGTCAGCCGCAATACAGCATGCTGATCAACCATCTTGATGAACTCGGCCTTGACGCAAGTAAAGTTGATCAAATCAACGGTCGGTATTTTGTTAACATGAATGCCAGGATCATACCCGGCCTGATTTTTACTCCGCAGTTCCAATACGAAAACACGACTGCAAATACGTCCGCCTACTCTGAACAACAAAGTTATATCATGAGGTATCTGGATAATATTTATTACAAAGTTCCACAGGCCACAAGCCCTGTTACATATGCGAACCTGCTTCCTTTAAATGGCGGAAAACTTGCTACAGTTAACAGCACCAGCAATTCCTGGACTGCCAGGGGGCAACTGGACTATAAAAAGCAGTTGGGGAAAAGTAATATCGATGTCATTGCGGGTACCGAATACCGGCAGATCAATACAAAGGGCACCAATGGTTTATTGCTAGGTTATGATGACCAACTGCAAAACCAATCGACTACAGCGGTTAACTTTCCAGCGCTTTTTGCTTATTCAACAACTACAACTTTTAAACCAGGGTTCAATACCACAAATTTATACAACACCTATTTTAATAATCAGATAGGCCTGATCCCGGAAACAACCCATCGTTATAACTCCGGATATGCGAATGCTACTTATGTTTATGATAACAGGTATGCCGCTTTTGGTTCCTATCGTGTGGATTACGCCGATGTTTTCGGACTAGATAAAAAATTTAGAGGAAAGCCGCTTTGGTCATCGGGTCTTGCCTGGAATATATCTAATGAATCATTTATGCATGATGTGAGTTGGGTGAACTTTTTGAAGCTGCGGGTGAGCTATGGTATTACCGGAAATATCGCCACGGGTGTAAACAGTTTCCTGACAGCCAATTCAACCTTGCCGGCTAATCAGCTTACTAATGCGCCTGTTTCTGTAGTGACCAGTGCTGCCAATCCGGAATTGAGATGGGAAAAAACCACCACGCCAAACGTCGGTGTTGACTTTGCTTTCTTTAATAACAGATTGAACGGTAGCTTAGACTATTACAGAAAGAAAAGTACCGATCTATTATTTACTACCCGCATCGACCCATCTGAAGGCTTTACCAGCCAGATCATCAATAATGGTGGATTAGTTAACAACGGTATTGAATTGACGCTGAATTACAGCTGGCTAAAACCTGCAACTAAAAACGGTCTTTCGTGGACGTCGATGGTAAGTTTGAGCCATAATAAAAACAAAATCACTTATGTTGATGCCGTTGCTGTGCTGCCGACTCAGTTGGTAGGCGGCGGCTATAAAGTGGGGTATCCGGTCAACTCACTGTTTTCTTACCAGTATAAAGGACTTAATAACGTTGGTCAGCCGCAGTGGTTAAAAGCAGATGGAAGCCTGACATCCGTTGCGCTAACCGGAAGTGACCTGAGTGCGGTGGCCTATTCAGGTGGGACTGATCCGGTCAATGTGATTGGTTTAACAAATACCGTTTACTATAAAGGGTTTAGCCTTAATGTGCTTGCCGTTTATTACGGAGGGAATTACATGCGGACTGCGGCTCCTGATGTTTACGGTAGTGGAGCAGCCTACGGCAGCATGCCATCGTATCTCTCCAGCAGCTGGACACCGGCCAATACCAATACGAAAATTCCTGGTTTTGGACAATATGCACCCGGTACTTATGCAGGCACTACAACTGTGCCTTCGAGTTACCTGATCAATTCAGACACTTATGTAAAGCCGGCAGATTTTATAAAAATCAGAAGCGTGGTTCTTGGTTATCAGCTACCGGAGCAATGGATCGGCAAATTAGGTGCTAAAAATGTCAGACTTACTTTCCAGCTTAACAACCCCAAAGCGTTATGGGTGAAAAATGATGTGGGTGTCGATCCTGAAACGATCAATCCGTTGACTGGTGTCGGAGGCGCAAGGGTACCTACATCTTATGTACTTGGTCTTAATTTTAACTTATAA
- a CDS encoding helix-turn-helix domain-containing protein: MKPITVEDFYKEASSFIRSDIKNLLPGNINKDIGHFNVFNIEDLLRQMKAEPVMPYNRRTYYKISLICGKNKAEYADKVIDVEDFALVFATPKIPYHWIPQDMNQSGYFCLFTEEFLLHTKSGIVLDNIALFKAGGYPVFQIDKNQVTEIKAIFRKMHEEISSTYVYKYDLLRNYIMELVHYGQKLQPITQTYSNHSSSARVSSLFIELLERQFPLELTHQQFTLRTANDYAKRLAVHVNYLNRTIKEHTGKTTTQLIAARIIKEAKVLLKEKERNISEIAYCLGFEQVAHFSNFLKNIHRFLQMAFVQKCRFEICKH; encoded by the coding sequence ATGAAGCCCATAACGGTTGAAGATTTTTACAAAGAGGCATCCTCCTTTATACGTAGCGATATCAAAAATTTATTACCGGGAAATATTAATAAAGATATTGGACATTTTAATGTGTTCAACATAGAAGATCTTCTTAGACAGATGAAAGCGGAACCAGTTATGCCGTATAATAGGAGAACCTATTATAAGATTAGTTTAATTTGCGGAAAAAACAAGGCTGAATATGCTGATAAAGTGATCGATGTAGAAGATTTCGCCCTTGTATTTGCAACTCCTAAAATTCCATATCATTGGATTCCGCAGGATATGAATCAATCCGGTTATTTCTGTCTTTTCACCGAAGAATTTCTGTTACACACAAAAAGTGGCATTGTATTGGACAATATTGCCCTATTCAAAGCCGGTGGTTACCCCGTCTTTCAAATTGATAAGAATCAGGTAACCGAAATAAAAGCCATCTTCAGGAAAATGCATGAAGAAATCTCTTCCACCTACGTTTACAAGTATGATTTATTACGTAATTACATAATGGAATTGGTTCATTATGGCCAAAAACTTCAACCAATAACTCAAACATATTCCAACCATAGTTCGTCGGCACGCGTTTCGTCACTATTTATCGAACTACTCGAAAGACAATTTCCACTTGAACTCACACATCAGCAGTTTACTTTGAGAACAGCCAATGATTATGCCAAGAGGCTTGCTGTGCACGTCAATTATCTGAACAGGACGATCAAGGAACATACTGGAAAGACGACAACACAGCTCATCGCGGCACGAATAATTAAAGAAGCCAAGGTTTTATTAAAAGAAAAAGAACGTAATATTTCTGAAATTGCTTATTGCCTCGGATTCGAACAGGTAGCGCATTTCTCAAATTTTTTAAAAAACATACATCGCTTTCTCCAAATGGCTTTCGTTCAAAAATGCAGGTTTGAAATTTGCAAACACTAG
- a CDS encoding FecR family protein has protein sequence MQKSNAGDLLKKYREGKCLDEEIALLEGWYNQHFPAAPKSLTDMELAEDIFSIIKALDNVGQKRTGYTVLTKIAVAACSLIALSITGILLIDRPENNNTAKLQSQIILPGSNKALLTLANGQIITLTDHPSGKLATQGNAQATQMQNGVLAYQSHGMAAKPAVLNKITTPAGGQYHLILDDGTHAFLNASSSVTFPTSFSKGKRVVEITGEVYFEVAHDLRKPFEVKSMGQTIRVLGTHFDVNAYNNEPSIKTTLLEGSVLITSNGRSNTLKPGQQASVSGNSILVVAADIDQAVGWKNGDFIFNNEDLPTIMRQIARWYNVDIAYKGITNNSKFFGTISRSKKLIDILEALEMNQNVHFKIEGRTIEVMP, from the coding sequence ATGCAAAAGTCAAATGCAGGTGATCTGCTAAAAAAGTATCGCGAGGGAAAATGTTTAGACGAAGAAATAGCATTATTAGAGGGATGGTATAATCAACATTTTCCAGCCGCTCCTAAATCTTTAACGGATATGGAACTGGCAGAAGATATTTTCAGCATTATCAAAGCATTGGATAATGTTGGCCAAAAGAGGACGGGTTATACTGTTTTGACAAAGATTGCTGTTGCCGCCTGTTCTCTGATTGCTTTATCAATTACCGGAATTTTGCTGATTGATCGCCCTGAGAACAATAATACTGCAAAATTGCAAAGTCAGATTATTTTACCTGGAAGCAATAAAGCCTTACTGACATTGGCCAACGGTCAAATAATTACATTAACCGATCATCCAAGCGGTAAACTAGCCACCCAAGGAAACGCACAAGCCACCCAGATGCAAAATGGCGTCCTTGCCTATCAATCTCATGGAATGGCAGCAAAACCTGCGGTCCTGAATAAAATTACCACGCCTGCCGGAGGCCAGTATCATTTGATCTTGGATGATGGTACGCATGCCTTTTTAAATGCATCTTCATCTGTTACCTTTCCAACTTCATTTTCTAAAGGGAAACGTGTGGTTGAAATCACGGGAGAGGTATATTTCGAAGTGGCCCATGATCTGAGAAAACCTTTTGAAGTAAAAAGTATGGGTCAAACTATTAGGGTTTTAGGAACTCACTTTGACGTCAATGCCTACAATAATGAACCATCAATTAAGACTACTTTGTTGGAAGGCAGTGTTTTGATTACTTCCAATGGAAGGTCGAATACACTTAAGCCCGGACAACAGGCAAGTGTGTCGGGAAATAGCATCTTGGTCGTAGCTGCGGATATAGATCAAGCAGTGGGATGGAAAAACGGTGATTTTATTTTCAATAATGAAGATTTGCCGACGATCATGCGGCAAATAGCCAGATGGTATAATGTAGATATAGCGTATAAAGGAATAACGAATAACAGCAAATTTTTCGGTACAATTTCCCGCTCCAAAAAGCTTATTGATATTTTGGAGGCCCTTGAAATGAATCAGAATGTTCACTTTAAAATAGAAGGGAGGACCATTGAAGTAATGCCATGA